In one Magallana gigas chromosome 7, xbMagGiga1.1, whole genome shotgun sequence genomic region, the following are encoded:
- the LOC105348516 gene encoding phosphoinositide 3-kinase adapter protein 1 isoform X3, giving the protein MPHVCLLYSPVDGQSWEKYFTKLLDKSILTHVSLSVKVDSVETEKTFSECSVVVVILTMNLVECLLEPNSSVSDKLNSHQSVAVIVWSSLAEEFGKVKDRFSNSSKWREIQCDGSSGQCQKVIADLAGLVDEQEKSRKKKRHKRKTLEIIPDRVHKSNEKIAIIFHDKPSGTVQIKLEGGEYIDCRRQNDQTYTFKAPLHDFGVTKITVYVDGSPVHHCPFTYQTPSLEAFRSISFLAQSLGLNKDNMQELDRKLVEIYEATLPADLTLHRAANVHMMSNKVKRSDYGIPTLLHFAAQYGLTDLCCSVLDTPGSLAAFHIENKDGLDPAQIADKEGFHELASFIRMFVETAAVIEVSDELYLHMTGEHLYNNRSELQEEHKETTEKLQKLHTSKPKKKLPPVPKKQSRPSLPKSISEPILEEPEEIKPETPKRKELPLPQSKSFVIREPTKKPEGPQFAKRNPSPSPPVVKRSFSSDSLRPERGQEPPSNRSMSPAELMGMSGSGLNIERSPGSLGSSSLDELIEIQKGVSEKEFSIDEAERLYSAWRERNRSFKMSMKDRQKGLEDMRNTYAGVIHQAKARGERQSLFERIKSTFGGRKSSREDIYQPKIKHTTYERVADWTQNRASTLSSGSSSSGSSRDSRMSISSQDSVYHSSDTDSDDSTSQRRGGTTGDDKGNLKYHHLEQRDQFYKRRLINKHLDVNRSRHYSLAKRLSYKDHYLQQPITEDHVGPPPVPPRSTRPK; this is encoded by the exons ATGCCCCATGTTTGTCTTCTGTACTCGCCGGTTGACGGTCAGAGCTGGGAGAAATATTTCACCAAATTACTGGACAAGTCCATTCTGACCCATGTGTCCCTTAGTGTCAAGGTCGACTCCGTGGAGACGGAGAAGACGTTTAGTGAGTGTTCTGTGGTTGTGGTCATTCTTACAATGAATCTGGTGGAGTGTCTACTGGAGCCGAACAGCTCCGTGTCTGATAAGTTAAACAGCCATCAAAGTGTTGCTGTGATAGTCTGGTCCTCTCTCGCAGAGGAGTTTGGTAAGGTCAAGGACAGATTTTCGAACTCTTCAAAGTGGAGGGAGATTCAGTGTGATGGAAGTTCTGGACAATGTCAAAAGGTCATCGCTGATTTGGCGGGACTCGTGGATGAACAGGAAAAGAGCAGAAAAAAGAAGCGACATAAAAGAAAGACTCTGGAAATCATACCTGATAGAGTACATAAG tctaaTGAGAAAATTGCCATCATCTTTCATGATAAACCGTCAGGAACGGTCCAAATTAAGTTAGAGGGAGGGGAGTACATTGACTGCAGACGACAGAATGACCAGACGTACACATTCAAAGCGCCAT TGCACGACTTCGGGGTGACGAAGATAACTGTTTATGTCGATGGCAGCCCCGTTCACCATTGTCCGTTCACATACCAAACGCCGTCACTAGAGGCCTTCCGGTCCATCAGTTTCCTGGCCCAGTCCCTCGGACTAAATAAAGACAACATGCAGGAACTGGACCGGAAGTTGGTTGAGATCTATGAAGCCACTCTGCCCGCCGATCTGACGCTGCATCGAGCCGCTAACGTTCATATGATGTCAAACAAAG TAAAGCGGAGTGACTACGGGATCCCCACCCTCCTCCACTTCGCCGCCCAGTATGGACTGACCGATCTCTGCTGCTCCGTCCTTGACACACCTGGGTCCCTGGCCGCCTTCCACATCGAGAATAAAGACGGCCTTGACCCCGCCCAAATAGCAGACAAAGAGGGATTCCACGAACTAGCCAGCTTCATCAGAATGTTTGTC GAGACCGCGGCGGTGATTGAGGTCTCTGACGAGCTGTACCTACACATGACGGGCGAGCACCTGTATAACAACAGGTCTGAGCTACAGGAAGAGCACAAGGAGACGACAG AAAAGTTACAAAAACTCCACacaagtaaacccaaaaagaAACTACCACCCGTTCCCAAAAAGCAGTCCAGGCCATCCCTACCCAAGTCAATCAGTGAGCCAATACTGGAGGAACCGGAAG AAATCAAACCAGAGACTCCAAAGAGAAAGGAACTTCCTCTCCCTCAAAGTAAATCCTTCGTGATCCGTGAACCAACAAAAAAACCTGAAG gtCCACAGTTTGCAAAACGAAATCCTAGCCCTAGTCCCCCGGTGGTCAAAAGAAGTTTCTCCAGTGATTCCCTCAGACCAGAGAGAGGCCAGGAACCCCCATCCAACAGATCAATGTCGCCGGCGGAGTTGATGGGGATGTCCGGCTCTGGAC TAAACATAGAGAGAAGCCCGGGGAGCTTAGGGTCCTCCTCCCTGGACGAACTCATTGAGATCCAGAAAGGGGTGTCAGAGAAGGAGTTCTCTATAGACGAGGCGGAGCGGCTGTACAGCGCTTGGAGGGAGAGGAACCGGAGTTTTAAGATGTCCATGAAGGACCGGCAGAAAGGCTTAGAGGATATGAGAAACACATATGCCGGGGTCATTCACCAGGCCAAGGCCCGAGGCGAGCGCCAGTCGCTGTTTGAGAGAATCAAGTCGACCTTTGGTGGCAGGAAGTCATCCAGAGAAGACATATACCAACCCAAAATTAAG CATACAACTTATGAACGTGTTGCGGACTGGACCCAAAACAGAGCTAGCACACTTAGCTCAGGAA GTTCCTCCTCGGGGTCTTCCCGTGACAGCCGGATGAGCATAAGTTCCCAGGACAGCGTGTATCACTCCTCGGACACCGACTCCGAC GATTCGACCTCGCAGAGACGAGGGGGAACAACTGGTGATGACAAG ggaaatttaaaatatcatcattTGGAACAACGAGACCAATTTTAT aaaCGTCGACTAATCAACAAACATTTAGATGTGAATAGAAGCAGACATTAT TCCTTGGCGAAACGACTATCTTACAAGGACCATTACCTCCAGCAACCAATAACAGAGGACCACGTGGGCCCTCCGCCCGTCCCCCCACGATCTACTAGACCCAAGTAG
- the LOC105348516 gene encoding phosphoinositide 3-kinase adapter protein 1 isoform X1, which translates to MPHVCLLYSPVDGQSWEKYFTKLLDKSILTHVSLSVKVDSVETEKTFSECSVVVVILTMNLVECLLEPNSSVSDKLNSHQSVAVIVWSSLAEEFGKVKDRFSNSSKWREIQCDGSSGQCQKVIADLAGLVDEQEKSRKKKRHKRKTLEIIPDRVHKSNEKIAIIFHDKPSGTVQIKLEGGEYIDCRRQNDQTYTFKAPLHDFGVTKITVYVDGSPVHHCPFTYQTPSLEAFRSISFLAQSLGLNKDNMQELDRKLVEIYEATLPADLTLHRAANVHMMSNKVKRSDYGIPTLLHFAAQYGLTDLCCSVLDTPGSLAAFHIENKDGLDPAQIADKEGFHELASFIRMFVETAAVIEVSDELYLHMTGEHLYNNRSELQEEHKETTEKLQKLHTSKPKKKLPPVPKKQSRPSLPKSISEPILEEPEEIKPETPKRKELPLPQSKSFVIREPTKKPEGPQFAKRNPSPSPPVVKRSFSSDSLRPERGQEPPSNRSMSPAELMGMSGSGLNIERSPGSLGSSSLDELIEIQKGVSEKEFSIDEAERLYSAWRERNRSFKMSMKDRQKGLEDMRNTYAGVIHQAKARGERQSLFERIKSTFGGRKSSREDIYQPKIKHTTYERVADWTQNRASTLSSGSSSSGSSRDSRMSISSQDSVYHSSDTDSDDSTSQRRGGTTGDDKGNLKYHHLEQRDQFYKRRLINKHLDVNRSRHYIIPCGRLLNHTDLKEIRSLAKRLSYKDHYLQQPITEDHVGPPPVPPRSTRPK; encoded by the exons ATGCCCCATGTTTGTCTTCTGTACTCGCCGGTTGACGGTCAGAGCTGGGAGAAATATTTCACCAAATTACTGGACAAGTCCATTCTGACCCATGTGTCCCTTAGTGTCAAGGTCGACTCCGTGGAGACGGAGAAGACGTTTAGTGAGTGTTCTGTGGTTGTGGTCATTCTTACAATGAATCTGGTGGAGTGTCTACTGGAGCCGAACAGCTCCGTGTCTGATAAGTTAAACAGCCATCAAAGTGTTGCTGTGATAGTCTGGTCCTCTCTCGCAGAGGAGTTTGGTAAGGTCAAGGACAGATTTTCGAACTCTTCAAAGTGGAGGGAGATTCAGTGTGATGGAAGTTCTGGACAATGTCAAAAGGTCATCGCTGATTTGGCGGGACTCGTGGATGAACAGGAAAAGAGCAGAAAAAAGAAGCGACATAAAAGAAAGACTCTGGAAATCATACCTGATAGAGTACATAAG tctaaTGAGAAAATTGCCATCATCTTTCATGATAAACCGTCAGGAACGGTCCAAATTAAGTTAGAGGGAGGGGAGTACATTGACTGCAGACGACAGAATGACCAGACGTACACATTCAAAGCGCCAT TGCACGACTTCGGGGTGACGAAGATAACTGTTTATGTCGATGGCAGCCCCGTTCACCATTGTCCGTTCACATACCAAACGCCGTCACTAGAGGCCTTCCGGTCCATCAGTTTCCTGGCCCAGTCCCTCGGACTAAATAAAGACAACATGCAGGAACTGGACCGGAAGTTGGTTGAGATCTATGAAGCCACTCTGCCCGCCGATCTGACGCTGCATCGAGCCGCTAACGTTCATATGATGTCAAACAAAG TAAAGCGGAGTGACTACGGGATCCCCACCCTCCTCCACTTCGCCGCCCAGTATGGACTGACCGATCTCTGCTGCTCCGTCCTTGACACACCTGGGTCCCTGGCCGCCTTCCACATCGAGAATAAAGACGGCCTTGACCCCGCCCAAATAGCAGACAAAGAGGGATTCCACGAACTAGCCAGCTTCATCAGAATGTTTGTC GAGACCGCGGCGGTGATTGAGGTCTCTGACGAGCTGTACCTACACATGACGGGCGAGCACCTGTATAACAACAGGTCTGAGCTACAGGAAGAGCACAAGGAGACGACAG AAAAGTTACAAAAACTCCACacaagtaaacccaaaaagaAACTACCACCCGTTCCCAAAAAGCAGTCCAGGCCATCCCTACCCAAGTCAATCAGTGAGCCAATACTGGAGGAACCGGAAG AAATCAAACCAGAGACTCCAAAGAGAAAGGAACTTCCTCTCCCTCAAAGTAAATCCTTCGTGATCCGTGAACCAACAAAAAAACCTGAAG gtCCACAGTTTGCAAAACGAAATCCTAGCCCTAGTCCCCCGGTGGTCAAAAGAAGTTTCTCCAGTGATTCCCTCAGACCAGAGAGAGGCCAGGAACCCCCATCCAACAGATCAATGTCGCCGGCGGAGTTGATGGGGATGTCCGGCTCTGGAC TAAACATAGAGAGAAGCCCGGGGAGCTTAGGGTCCTCCTCCCTGGACGAACTCATTGAGATCCAGAAAGGGGTGTCAGAGAAGGAGTTCTCTATAGACGAGGCGGAGCGGCTGTACAGCGCTTGGAGGGAGAGGAACCGGAGTTTTAAGATGTCCATGAAGGACCGGCAGAAAGGCTTAGAGGATATGAGAAACACATATGCCGGGGTCATTCACCAGGCCAAGGCCCGAGGCGAGCGCCAGTCGCTGTTTGAGAGAATCAAGTCGACCTTTGGTGGCAGGAAGTCATCCAGAGAAGACATATACCAACCCAAAATTAAG CATACAACTTATGAACGTGTTGCGGACTGGACCCAAAACAGAGCTAGCACACTTAGCTCAGGAA GTTCCTCCTCGGGGTCTTCCCGTGACAGCCGGATGAGCATAAGTTCCCAGGACAGCGTGTATCACTCCTCGGACACCGACTCCGAC GATTCGACCTCGCAGAGACGAGGGGGAACAACTGGTGATGACAAG ggaaatttaaaatatcatcattTGGAACAACGAGACCAATTTTAT aaaCGTCGACTAATCAACAAACATTTAGATGTGAATAGAAGCAGACATTAT ATTATACCATGTGGAAGGCTTTTAAACCATACTGATCTCAAAGAAATAAGG TCCTTGGCGAAACGACTATCTTACAAGGACCATTACCTCCAGCAACCAATAACAGAGGACCACGTGGGCCCTCCGCCCGTCCCCCCACGATCTACTAGACCCAAGTAG
- the LOC105348516 gene encoding phosphoinositide 3-kinase adapter protein 1 isoform X2, with the protein MPHVCLLYSPVDGQSWEKYFTKLLDKSILTHVSLSVKVDSVETEKTFSECSVVVVILTMNLVECLLEPNSSVSDKLNSHQSVAVIVWSSLAEEFGKVKDRFSNSSKWREIQCDGSSGQCQKVIADLAGLVDEQEKSRKKKRHKRKTLEIIPDRVHKSNEKIAIIFHDKPSGTVQIKLEGGEYIDCRRQNDQTYTFKAPLHDFGVTKITVYVDGSPVHHCPFTYQTPSLEAFRSISFLAQSLGLNKDNMQELDRKLVEIYEATLPADLTLHRAANVHMMSNKVKRSDYGIPTLLHFAAQYGLTDLCCSVLDTPGSLAAFHIENKDGLDPAQIADKEGFHELASFIRMFVETAAVIEVSDELYLHMTGEHLYNNRSELQEEHKETTEKLQKLHTSKPKKKLPPVPKKQSRPSLPKSISEPILEEPEEIKPETPKRKELPLPQSKSFVIREPTKKPEGPQFAKRNPSPSPPVVKRSFSSDSLRPERGQEPPSNRSMSPAELMGMSGSGLNIERSPGSLGSSSLDELIEIQKGVSEKEFSIDEAERLYSAWRERNRSFKMSMKDRQKGLEDMRNTYAGVIHQAKARGERQSLFERIKSTFGGRKSSREDIYQPKIKHTTYERVADWTQNRASTLSSGSSSSGSSRDSRMSISSQDSVYHSSDTDSDDSTSQRRGGTTGDDKKRRLINKHLDVNRSRHYIIPCGRLLNHTDLKEIRSLAKRLSYKDHYLQQPITEDHVGPPPVPPRSTRPK; encoded by the exons ATGCCCCATGTTTGTCTTCTGTACTCGCCGGTTGACGGTCAGAGCTGGGAGAAATATTTCACCAAATTACTGGACAAGTCCATTCTGACCCATGTGTCCCTTAGTGTCAAGGTCGACTCCGTGGAGACGGAGAAGACGTTTAGTGAGTGTTCTGTGGTTGTGGTCATTCTTACAATGAATCTGGTGGAGTGTCTACTGGAGCCGAACAGCTCCGTGTCTGATAAGTTAAACAGCCATCAAAGTGTTGCTGTGATAGTCTGGTCCTCTCTCGCAGAGGAGTTTGGTAAGGTCAAGGACAGATTTTCGAACTCTTCAAAGTGGAGGGAGATTCAGTGTGATGGAAGTTCTGGACAATGTCAAAAGGTCATCGCTGATTTGGCGGGACTCGTGGATGAACAGGAAAAGAGCAGAAAAAAGAAGCGACATAAAAGAAAGACTCTGGAAATCATACCTGATAGAGTACATAAG tctaaTGAGAAAATTGCCATCATCTTTCATGATAAACCGTCAGGAACGGTCCAAATTAAGTTAGAGGGAGGGGAGTACATTGACTGCAGACGACAGAATGACCAGACGTACACATTCAAAGCGCCAT TGCACGACTTCGGGGTGACGAAGATAACTGTTTATGTCGATGGCAGCCCCGTTCACCATTGTCCGTTCACATACCAAACGCCGTCACTAGAGGCCTTCCGGTCCATCAGTTTCCTGGCCCAGTCCCTCGGACTAAATAAAGACAACATGCAGGAACTGGACCGGAAGTTGGTTGAGATCTATGAAGCCACTCTGCCCGCCGATCTGACGCTGCATCGAGCCGCTAACGTTCATATGATGTCAAACAAAG TAAAGCGGAGTGACTACGGGATCCCCACCCTCCTCCACTTCGCCGCCCAGTATGGACTGACCGATCTCTGCTGCTCCGTCCTTGACACACCTGGGTCCCTGGCCGCCTTCCACATCGAGAATAAAGACGGCCTTGACCCCGCCCAAATAGCAGACAAAGAGGGATTCCACGAACTAGCCAGCTTCATCAGAATGTTTGTC GAGACCGCGGCGGTGATTGAGGTCTCTGACGAGCTGTACCTACACATGACGGGCGAGCACCTGTATAACAACAGGTCTGAGCTACAGGAAGAGCACAAGGAGACGACAG AAAAGTTACAAAAACTCCACacaagtaaacccaaaaagaAACTACCACCCGTTCCCAAAAAGCAGTCCAGGCCATCCCTACCCAAGTCAATCAGTGAGCCAATACTGGAGGAACCGGAAG AAATCAAACCAGAGACTCCAAAGAGAAAGGAACTTCCTCTCCCTCAAAGTAAATCCTTCGTGATCCGTGAACCAACAAAAAAACCTGAAG gtCCACAGTTTGCAAAACGAAATCCTAGCCCTAGTCCCCCGGTGGTCAAAAGAAGTTTCTCCAGTGATTCCCTCAGACCAGAGAGAGGCCAGGAACCCCCATCCAACAGATCAATGTCGCCGGCGGAGTTGATGGGGATGTCCGGCTCTGGAC TAAACATAGAGAGAAGCCCGGGGAGCTTAGGGTCCTCCTCCCTGGACGAACTCATTGAGATCCAGAAAGGGGTGTCAGAGAAGGAGTTCTCTATAGACGAGGCGGAGCGGCTGTACAGCGCTTGGAGGGAGAGGAACCGGAGTTTTAAGATGTCCATGAAGGACCGGCAGAAAGGCTTAGAGGATATGAGAAACACATATGCCGGGGTCATTCACCAGGCCAAGGCCCGAGGCGAGCGCCAGTCGCTGTTTGAGAGAATCAAGTCGACCTTTGGTGGCAGGAAGTCATCCAGAGAAGACATATACCAACCCAAAATTAAG CATACAACTTATGAACGTGTTGCGGACTGGACCCAAAACAGAGCTAGCACACTTAGCTCAGGAA GTTCCTCCTCGGGGTCTTCCCGTGACAGCCGGATGAGCATAAGTTCCCAGGACAGCGTGTATCACTCCTCGGACACCGACTCCGAC GATTCGACCTCGCAGAGACGAGGGGGAACAACTGGTGATGACAAG aaaCGTCGACTAATCAACAAACATTTAGATGTGAATAGAAGCAGACATTAT ATTATACCATGTGGAAGGCTTTTAAACCATACTGATCTCAAAGAAATAAGG TCCTTGGCGAAACGACTATCTTACAAGGACCATTACCTCCAGCAACCAATAACAGAGGACCACGTGGGCCCTCCGCCCGTCCCCCCACGATCTACTAGACCCAAGTAG
- the LOC105348516 gene encoding phosphoinositide 3-kinase adapter protein 1 isoform X7, whose amino-acid sequence MPHVCLLYSPVDGQSWEKYFTKLLDKSILTHVSLSVKVDSVETEKTFSECSVVVVILTMNLVECLLEPNSSVSDKLNSHQSVAVIVWSSLAEEFGKVKDRFSNSSKWREIQCDGSSGQCQKVIADLAGLVDEQEKSRKKKRHKRKTLEIIPDRVHKSNEKIAIIFHDKPSGTVQIKLEGGEYIDCRRQNDQTYTFKAPLHDFGVTKITVYVDGSPVHHCPFTYQTPSLEAFRSISFLAQSLGLNKDNMQELDRKLVEIYEATLPADLTLHRAANVHMMSNKVKRSDYGIPTLLHFAAQYGLTDLCCSVLDTPGSLAAFHIENKDGLDPAQIADKEGFHELASFIRMFVETAAVIEVSDELYLHMTGEHLYNNRSELQEEHKETTEKLQKLHTSKPKKKLPPVPKKQSRPSLPKSISEPILEEPEEIKPETPKRKELPLPQSKSFVIREPTKKPEGPQFAKRNPSPSPPVVKRSFSSDSLRPERGQEPPSNRSMSPAELMGMSGSGLNIERSPGSLGSSSLDELIEIQKGVSEKEFSIDEAERLYSAWRERNRSFKMSMKDRQKGLEDMRNTYAGVIHQAKARGERQSLFERIKSTFGGRKSSREDIYQPKIKHTTYERVADWTQNRASTLSSGSSSSGSSRDSRMSISSQDSVYHSSDTDSDDSTSQRRGGTTGDDKGNLKYHHLEQRDQFYSLAKRLSYKDHYLQQPITEDHVGPPPVPPRSTRPK is encoded by the exons ATGCCCCATGTTTGTCTTCTGTACTCGCCGGTTGACGGTCAGAGCTGGGAGAAATATTTCACCAAATTACTGGACAAGTCCATTCTGACCCATGTGTCCCTTAGTGTCAAGGTCGACTCCGTGGAGACGGAGAAGACGTTTAGTGAGTGTTCTGTGGTTGTGGTCATTCTTACAATGAATCTGGTGGAGTGTCTACTGGAGCCGAACAGCTCCGTGTCTGATAAGTTAAACAGCCATCAAAGTGTTGCTGTGATAGTCTGGTCCTCTCTCGCAGAGGAGTTTGGTAAGGTCAAGGACAGATTTTCGAACTCTTCAAAGTGGAGGGAGATTCAGTGTGATGGAAGTTCTGGACAATGTCAAAAGGTCATCGCTGATTTGGCGGGACTCGTGGATGAACAGGAAAAGAGCAGAAAAAAGAAGCGACATAAAAGAAAGACTCTGGAAATCATACCTGATAGAGTACATAAG tctaaTGAGAAAATTGCCATCATCTTTCATGATAAACCGTCAGGAACGGTCCAAATTAAGTTAGAGGGAGGGGAGTACATTGACTGCAGACGACAGAATGACCAGACGTACACATTCAAAGCGCCAT TGCACGACTTCGGGGTGACGAAGATAACTGTTTATGTCGATGGCAGCCCCGTTCACCATTGTCCGTTCACATACCAAACGCCGTCACTAGAGGCCTTCCGGTCCATCAGTTTCCTGGCCCAGTCCCTCGGACTAAATAAAGACAACATGCAGGAACTGGACCGGAAGTTGGTTGAGATCTATGAAGCCACTCTGCCCGCCGATCTGACGCTGCATCGAGCCGCTAACGTTCATATGATGTCAAACAAAG TAAAGCGGAGTGACTACGGGATCCCCACCCTCCTCCACTTCGCCGCCCAGTATGGACTGACCGATCTCTGCTGCTCCGTCCTTGACACACCTGGGTCCCTGGCCGCCTTCCACATCGAGAATAAAGACGGCCTTGACCCCGCCCAAATAGCAGACAAAGAGGGATTCCACGAACTAGCCAGCTTCATCAGAATGTTTGTC GAGACCGCGGCGGTGATTGAGGTCTCTGACGAGCTGTACCTACACATGACGGGCGAGCACCTGTATAACAACAGGTCTGAGCTACAGGAAGAGCACAAGGAGACGACAG AAAAGTTACAAAAACTCCACacaagtaaacccaaaaagaAACTACCACCCGTTCCCAAAAAGCAGTCCAGGCCATCCCTACCCAAGTCAATCAGTGAGCCAATACTGGAGGAACCGGAAG AAATCAAACCAGAGACTCCAAAGAGAAAGGAACTTCCTCTCCCTCAAAGTAAATCCTTCGTGATCCGTGAACCAACAAAAAAACCTGAAG gtCCACAGTTTGCAAAACGAAATCCTAGCCCTAGTCCCCCGGTGGTCAAAAGAAGTTTCTCCAGTGATTCCCTCAGACCAGAGAGAGGCCAGGAACCCCCATCCAACAGATCAATGTCGCCGGCGGAGTTGATGGGGATGTCCGGCTCTGGAC TAAACATAGAGAGAAGCCCGGGGAGCTTAGGGTCCTCCTCCCTGGACGAACTCATTGAGATCCAGAAAGGGGTGTCAGAGAAGGAGTTCTCTATAGACGAGGCGGAGCGGCTGTACAGCGCTTGGAGGGAGAGGAACCGGAGTTTTAAGATGTCCATGAAGGACCGGCAGAAAGGCTTAGAGGATATGAGAAACACATATGCCGGGGTCATTCACCAGGCCAAGGCCCGAGGCGAGCGCCAGTCGCTGTTTGAGAGAATCAAGTCGACCTTTGGTGGCAGGAAGTCATCCAGAGAAGACATATACCAACCCAAAATTAAG CATACAACTTATGAACGTGTTGCGGACTGGACCCAAAACAGAGCTAGCACACTTAGCTCAGGAA GTTCCTCCTCGGGGTCTTCCCGTGACAGCCGGATGAGCATAAGTTCCCAGGACAGCGTGTATCACTCCTCGGACACCGACTCCGAC GATTCGACCTCGCAGAGACGAGGGGGAACAACTGGTGATGACAAG ggaaatttaaaatatcatcattTGGAACAACGAGACCAATTTTAT TCCTTGGCGAAACGACTATCTTACAAGGACCATTACCTCCAGCAACCAATAACAGAGGACCACGTGGGCCCTCCGCCCGTCCCCCCACGATCTACTAGACCCAAGTAG